DNA sequence from the Acidobacteriota bacterium genome:
GACAACCATGCCGAGCGCGCGTCCGAGACGGCTCCGGGGGATGTGGGTCCTGGTGGCGGCTCTGCTGCTGGCTGGCTGCGGCTACACGCTCGTCGGGCGAGCTTCCAACATTCCGGAAGACGTGCAACAGGTGTTCCTGCAGCCGTTCGAGAACGAGACAGATCGTGTCGAGGTAGAGCAGTTCCTGACCCAGGCGATCGCGGACGAACTGGTCACCCGGCGCCGGTTCGAGCTCGTTTCCACGGAGGCGGAATCGGACGCCGTCATTCGGGGCGCCGTCACGGCCCTGCGGGTTGCGCCCATCACATTCACCAACGACGGCCGCGCCCAGGAGTACGAACTCACGATCGTCGTCGACGTGTCCTTCAGCCGCAGCGGCACGCCACCGGACGGGGAAGAGGCGGAAGTGATCTGGGCGAACGACCGCTACCAGTTCAAGGAGAGCTACCCGGTCGAGAGCGCCGACAGCGACTTCTTCGACCGCGAGAACATCGCCATCGAGGAGAGCGCCGAGCGGTTCGCCGACACGATGGTCACCGACCTGCTCGAGGGTTTCTGAGAAGGGCTGTTCCGAGAAGCGCTGAACGCGGGCACGAACCCGCTCGGATCACTCCGCGGCCGCTTCCGTCGCGGCGGCTGCCTCGGCGCGGCGATTCACGAGTCGGGTGAGTCTCGACTTCCGGCGGGCCGCCGCGTTCGCGTGGATCACGCCCTTCTGCGCCGTGGCGTCGATCAGGCTCAATGTGCCGGGAAGCAGTTCCCGTGCCTGCTCCACGTCGGTGTCGGCGGCCGTCCGCAGTGCCTTGACCGACGTACGGAGCTTCGACATTGCGGCGCGGTTGCGGTCCCTTCGGACACGGGACTGCCGGATGCGCTTCTCTGCCTGCTTGCTGTTCGCCATATCGTCTTCTCTCGCCTCGACCTGTTCGTGTTCCCGGACGGCTCGCGACCCGGCGCCGCAGTTTACTGCTCGTCGCCCTGGTTGTCGAGTTGCTGGAGCGCCAGGATCGCCTCGTCGGTGTCGGGATACGTGCTCCGAACCCGGTCGAACATCTCGACCGCGAGATCGCGTTCACCCAACTCGTTCAGGGCGACGCCGATCCGGAGCATGGAACTCGCGACCTTGTCGCTTTCCGGGTAGCGCTCCCGGACCAGCCTCAGCTCTTCGATGGCAGCGCGGTACTGCCCCTGGCCCAGGTGAGATTCGCCTAGCCAGTATTGTGCGCTGCCCGCGTCGTCGCCGTCCGGGAACGTGTCGAGGTAGCGCCGGAAGCCCGAAATGGCGCCTTCGTACCTGCCCTCGGAGTAGTCCCGGTACGCGGCGTTGTAGAGCGTCTTCGGCTCGACCGTCTCTGGCGCCGACGCCGCGCGGATGTCCGCCCGCAACTCATCGAGGGCAACAAGGTACTCCTCCTGGCGCTCGAGGCGGCCCTGGATGAGCGCCACGTCGGTACCCGTCTGCTCGAGGCGCTCCATCGAACCGTTGAGGAGCTCGCGTTGCTCCCGGACGAGGGTTCGCAGCGCTTCGAGCTCGGAGATGATCTGCCGCAGGTCCTCCTTCAGATTGGCGTTCGCCGTCAGCTCACGGTCGGCCTGGTCTTCCAGTGCCTGAACGACCGTCGCCAGATCGTCGCGC
Encoded proteins:
- the rpsT gene encoding 30S ribosomal protein S20 encodes the protein MANSKQAEKRIRQSRVRRDRNRAAMSKLRTSVKALRTAADTDVEQARELLPGTLSLIDATAQKGVIHANAAARRKSRLTRLVNRRAEAAAATEAAAE
- the ybgF gene encoding tol-pal system protein YbgF, whose amino-acid sequence is MRRQGTTGSGRQPAGWWRTLPVAALPVLVLLTLACASSSTQLEELETGLAAVERRLDDLRSQTPTRDDLATVVQALEDQADRELTANANLKEDLRQIISELEALRTLVREQRELLNGSMERLEQTGTDVALIQGRLERQEEYLVALDELRADIRAASAPETVEPKTLYNAAYRDYSEGRYEGAISGFRRYLDTFPDGDDAGSAQYWLGESHLGQGQYRAAIEELRLVRERYPESDKVASSMLRIGVALNELGERDLAVEMFDRVRSTYPDTDEAILALQQLDNQGDEQ
- a CDS encoding LptE family protein; protein product: MPSARPRRLRGMWVLVAALLLAGCGYTLVGRASNIPEDVQQVFLQPFENETDRVEVEQFLTQAIADELVTRRRFELVSTEAESDAVIRGAVTALRVAPITFTNDGRAQEYELTIVVDVSFSRSGTPPDGEEAEVIWANDRYQFKESYPVESADSDFFDRENIAIEESAERFADTMVTDLLEGF